A segment of the Nitrospinaceae bacterium genome:
AAAGCCCCCGCCGATAATTGGTACCTGTATGTTTCGTCCGCACTAGTGCCGGCGCTTTTCCTTAATCTGGGCCGCCTTGCCCTTCCGGTCGCGCAGATAATAGAGCTTTGCCCTGCGGACGCGGCCATTGCGCAACACTTCGACCCTATCCACCCGAGGAGAGTGGACCGGGAAAATACGCTCGACGCCGATGCCGTAGGAAACCTTCCTGACGCGGAATGTTTCCCTGATCCCGCCTCCGCTCCGACCCATAACGAATCCCTCGAACATCTGGATTCGCTCTTTATCACCCTCAAGAATTTTGACATGAACCCTTACCGTGTCGCCAGGTCCAAAATCGGGGACATCTTTGCGCATCCCCTCTCGCTCAATGCGATCAATGACATTCAAGATATTGCTCCTTTTGCCTCAGAACCAGCAGCCCTAGCCGCCGTTATTTCCCTGTCGCCTAGAAGACGGTCCAGGATAATAGCCGCTGCCGCCCTGACTGACAAGTGATTAAATCCGGTATCCTCACGTCCCCGAAGGGGCGGAAGCCTGAAATCTAACCTATCCATGACCTCGGGCGCCAGCCCCCAGGCCGTTCCGAACAAAATCAGACTCGGTTGATCCGATTCCCGGAGGTGGCGGGCTAGTTCCCCGTATCCTGTAGCGCTCTCGCCATCAAGAGCTGAAGTCCCCACCAGCAAGGGTTTACAGCCTTCTCTGACCTCGACAGCCTCTAGCGCCACATCCAGGTCAGGGGCGACGAAAAGCTGCTTATCCAGGGTCTCTCCCCGCTGGGGATGGGTCCCTCGTCCGGCGCCGCTGACAAAATGGCCCGTGACATTCTCAATAAACTGCCTCTGAGCCGCCGAAGGGTGTACCACAAACGTACCCCTCACGCCATAGGTCCGGGCTGCTCGGGCCAAATCGTGCATATCGAGGCTCGTCACCGAGGAAGCCATCACCCGCCCGTTACGGTCCACCACCGGATGATGAACAAGCGCGATGTAGATCTGACCCATGCCCTATCCCCTCACCGCTCCAAAAGGCGCCTGTCCGCCTCGCTGAGCTCGGCCCGCTCAATCATATCGCCCCGGCGAGCCTGGGTGCGCTTAAGCGCCTCCTCGCGCCGCCAGAGACGGATTTTCTCGTGGTCCCCCGAAAGAAGCACATCGGGCACCCGCTTGCCCCTGAACTCAGGGGGCCGGGTGTAGTGGGGGCAATCCAGCAACCCCGTGGTGAAGCTGTCGTTGGCGGCTGAATCCTCGTTGCCCAGCACCCCGGGCAGAAGACGACTCACCGCATCGATTACGGCCAGCGCCGGAAGCTCGCCCCCCGTCAGGACATAATCGCCAATCGAAATTTCCTCGTCGATAAACTCCTCGCGAATTCGCTCGTCCACCCCTTCATAGCGCCCGCATATAAAAAGGAGGGGTCTCGCCTTTTCGGCCAACTCCTCCGCCTTTTTCTGATCGAACCTGCTCCCCTGGGGCGTCATGAATATACGCCGAGGGGCGCGATCAGCGGAAATCGTCTCTATTGCCCGCGCCAGAGGCTCTGGTTTCATCACCATGCCGCCTCCGCCGCCATAGGGCGTATCGTCCACCTGGCGATAGCTGCCCTCGGCGAAGTCTCTCAAGTCCCAGGCCTTGAATTCGACCAAGCCCTGCTCGCGCGCACGGCCAACAACGCCGTAGTCAAGCACCGTCTCAAGCATGTCGGGAAAAACTGTCAGCACATCAAAGCGCATCAGAATCCCCTTCCCCAAGATCGTCCAAATACTCTGGCGGCCGAAAAACCCATCGGTCCCCTTCCCGGCGAAGAACCACTTCCTTCATGGCGGGAAGAAGAAGTTCCTCTCCCTTAGGCCCCTTGATCACAATAATATCGTTGCCCCCTGCGCCAAACATGTCCACGATTCGGCCCAGCGAGCGACCCGTCTCATCTACCGCCTCTGTGTTCTCGAAATCCTCCCAATA
Coding sequences within it:
- the rplS gene encoding 50S ribosomal protein L19; the protein is MNVIDRIEREGMRKDVPDFGPGDTVRVHVKILEGDKERIQMFEGFVMGRSGGGIRETFRVRKVSYGIGVERIFPVHSPRVDRVEVLRNGRVRRAKLYYLRDRKGKAAQIKEKRRH
- a CDS encoding RNA methyltransferase, translating into MGQIYIALVHHPVVDRNGRVMASSVTSLDMHDLARAARTYGVRGTFVVHPSAAQRQFIENVTGHFVSGAGRGTHPQRGETLDKQLFVAPDLDVALEAVEVREGCKPLLVGTSALDGESATGYGELARHLRESDQPSLILFGTAWGLAPEVMDRLDFRLPPLRGREDTGFNHLSVRAAAAIILDRLLGDREITAARAAGSEAKGAIS
- the trmD gene encoding tRNA (guanosine(37)-N1)-methyltransferase TrmD; the protein is MRFDVLTVFPDMLETVLDYGVVGRAREQGLVEFKAWDLRDFAEGSYRQVDDTPYGGGGGMVMKPEPLARAIETISADRAPRRIFMTPQGSRFDQKKAEELAEKARPLLFICGRYEGVDERIREEFIDEEISIGDYVLTGGELPALAVIDAVSRLLPGVLGNEDSAANDSFTTGLLDCPHYTRPPEFRGKRVPDVLLSGDHEKIRLWRREEALKRTQARRGDMIERAELSEADRRLLER